The following are from one region of the Oscarella lobularis chromosome 3, ooOscLobu1.1, whole genome shotgun sequence genome:
- the LOC136184454 gene encoding ubiquinone biosynthesis protein COQ9, mitochondrial-like produces the protein MSLVRCLRTKFFMHWSNPRTRFVARLSTSTDSQKYSDVRKSSKQEEEEDTKGKLLDLALEFVPEYGWSKQALSRAAKSLGFPSVAHGLVSRGAIDIIFYFERKSNNQIVEEFYPKSPRTKTDEEKPNVTAFLYDIIKARLALIEPYIEKWPQALALQSQPQYTVEAFTNLGHLMDDIWYLAGDNSTDMNWYTKRISLGAIYGSAELYMLQDRSPGYENTWTFVENRLDDFVALLRARKRIESQCKSSLQLLETTISTISGMIGRRY, from the exons ATGTCTTTGGTTCGCTGCCTCCGTACGAAGTTCTTTATGCACTGGAGCAATCCGAGGACGCGTTTTGTCGC TCGTCTCTCTACGTCGACGGATAGTCAAAAatattctgacgtcagaaagtcGAGCAagcaggaagaagaagaggacacGAAGGGAAAACTTCTCGATTTAGCCTTAGAATTTGTTCCGGAGTATGGCTGGTCAAAACAGGCTCTGTCTCGAGCAGCGAAAAGTCTCGGATTTCCATCCGTTGCTCATGGCCTCGTTTCACGTGGCGCTATCGATATCATTTTCTATTtcgaaagaaaatcgaataatcaaatcgtcgaagaaTTTTATCCAAAGTCGCCGAGAACTAAAACAGACGAGGAAAA GCCAAATGTGACTGCGTTTTTATACGACATAATCAAAGCGCGTTTAGCACTAATTGAGCCCTACATTGAAAAGTGGCCACAG gctTTGGCTCTTCAGTCTCAACCACAGTATACAGTGGAAGCATTTACAAATCTCGGTCATCTTATGGACGATATATGGTACTTGGCTGGAGACAATTCTACCGAC ATGAACTGGTATACGAAGAGAATCTCGCTGGGAGCTATTTATGGCTCTGCAG AACTGTACATGCTTCAAGATAGATCACCGGGCTACGAAAACACGTGGACGTTTGTCGAGAATCGGCTGGACGATTTCGTGGCTCTTCTTAGAGCAAGGAAAAGa ATTGAATCGCAATGCAAATCGTCGCTCCAGTTGCTAGAAACGACAATCAGCACG ATCTCCGGAATGATAGGACGACGATACTGA
- the LOC136184455 gene encoding tRNA (guanine-N(7)-)-methyltransferase-like has translation MSLPQKKYYRQRAHANPIADHLFDYPVRPDEMDWSKLYPSVFESPSEPNDSESTSKRSKPPSVEFVDVGCGYGGLLVELSALFPHTLMLGLEIRVKVSDYVRERIEALRLQHPGSYQNIAVIRSNAMKYMPNYFGKAQLKKMFILFPDPHFKKKKQKWRIISSTLLSEYAYVLAEEGILYTMTDVKDVHDWMVCHLDDHPLFRRQTDAESANDPVIEKLYESTEEGKKVTRNKGDKYMAVYVRVADPYVLMET, from the exons ATGAGCCTTCCGCAGAAGAAGTATTACCGCCAGCGAGCGCATGCCAACCCCATTGCGGACCACTTGTTCGACTA TCCCGTTCGTCCAGACGAAATGGATTGGTCGAAACTCTACCCGAGCGTTTTCGAAAGCCCGTCGGAGCCAAACGAcagcgaatcgacgtcgaaacgctcgAAACCGCCATCGGTCGAATTCGTGGACGTCGGTTGCGGCTACGGGGGTCTTCTAGTGGAGCTCTCCGCTCTATTTCCTCACACTCTTATGCTGGGATTGGAAATACGAGTCAAG GTGTCTGATTATGTTCGGGAGAGGATTGAGGCTCTGCGCCTTCAGCATCCTGGTTCTTATCAAAATATTGCCGTCATTCGTTCGAATGCCATGAAATACATGCCTAATTATTTCGGAAAAGCTCAG CTGAAGAAAATGTTCATACTATTTCCCGATCCGCatttcaagaaaaagaagcagaaatGGAGAATAATAAG CTCCACACTTCTCTCCGAATACGCCTACGTATTAGCCGAAGAA GGAATCCTTTACACCATGACCGACGTCAAAGACGTGCACGATTGGATGGTTTGTCACCTTGACGACCATCCCCTTTTCCGACGACAAACAGATGCGGAATCG GCAAATGATCCCGTCATCGAAAAATTGTATGAGAGCACGGAGGAGGGCAAGAAGGTGACTCGAAATAAGGGCGATAAATACATGGCCGTGTACGTGCGAGTCGCCGATCCTTATGTTCTAATGGAAACATAA
- the LOC136184415 gene encoding pre-mRNA-splicing factor ATP-dependent RNA helicase PRP16-like: MAECPSGFDEAPSRLDAPSTASVGLLLKKKPSGDGEQHVFRKPESSLLGLQALAAKKRKEREEEEAAAAAAPKRVRTDRKGDDDEEGRRLSRGSRSEWESDREREYRRPSHRSYRSTRTETPSYTGGVSEEARMKQMRRQERDRHGAMYVSSRDRGNAAGAPPPPRYRAKAKASENDDWDGKRTPRNESWTPSRSGWDDDEAIRSTPGSSKWDQPSPAQSISSGGESVRRPGERYGSKETPLPTPSYKSNAWAKNRHRSSETPRLSRGMTGREEKENVELNEEDKRAWEDEQKRLDRAWYDMDAGYDEKNNPFADVTDEYTKQREDQFAKMAQKKISAQQKQIQKDNERWETNRMLTSGVVQKLEFDEELEEDAGAKVHLLVQNIVPPFLDGRIVFTKQPEPVVPIKDPTADIAIIARKGSALVKRRREQNEIKKAQRKEWEMAGTKLGDLLGIKKTEEKDADVADDGTVNYKSGQRFADHMKKKNVALSEFAKEKSIKEQREFLPIYTCRQELLNIIRENNVVVIVGETGSGKTTQLTQYLHEDGYSRFGMIGCTQPRRVAAMSVAKRVSEEMGVELGEDVGYAIRFEDVTGRNTLIKYMTDGILLRESLREPDLDMYSCVIMDEAHERSLNTDVLFGLLREVISRRRDLKLIVTSATMNADKFSEFFGNVPTYTIPGRAFPVDVFYSKNPSEDHVESSVRQAIQIHLQAPGGDILIFMSGQEDIETTCEVIQDRLEEVDEAPPLAILPIYSQLPSDLQARIFQKAPDGVRKCVVATNIAETSLTVDGIIYVIDAGFCKLKVFNPRIGMDALQIYPISQANADQRSGRAGRTGPGQCFRLYTERCYKEELLSTTVPEIQRTNLSNVVLLLKSLGVQDLLKFHFMDPPPQDNMLNSMYQLWVLGALDNTGALTPLGRQMVEFPLDPALSKMLITSIDMGCSAEVLIIVSMLSVPAIFYRPRDREEEGDLAREKFSVPESDHLTMLHVYQQWRTNHYSAKWCSDHFIHVKALKKVREVRAQLKDIMDQQKMEIVSCGNDWDVIRKCICSAYFFQAARLKGIGEYVNCRTGMPCHLHPTSSLFGMGFQPDYVVYHELVMTSKEYMQCVTSVDGEWLAELGPMFYSIKETSRSVLQRDARARSQLNAMEAEMALAAEAMKQRELEEEAKKSASTPRSVIYTPGRKCPMTPKRTPARFGI, encoded by the exons ATGGCCGAATGCCCGTCGGGATTCGACGAAGCGCCGAGCCGACTCGACGCACCGTCGACGGCATCAGTCGGCCTTCTTCTCAAGAAGAAAccgagcggcgacggcgaacagCACGTGTTTCGCAAACCCGAATCGTCCCTACTCGGTCTCCAAGCCCTGGCGGCGAAAAAGCGCAAGGAAcgcgaagaggaggaagcggcggcggcggcggcaccgaaGCGCGTGCGAACCGATCGtaaaggcgacgacgacgaagaaggaaggAGATTGAGTCGGGGAAGTCGATCGGAATGGGAAAGCGATCGCGAACGCGAATATCGACGTCCGTCGCATCGATCCTATCGTTCGACGAGGACGGAAACGCCGTCGTACACGGGCGGCGTGAGCGAGGAAGCGCGAATGAAGCAGATGCGTCGACAGGAAAGGGATCGGCACGGGGCCATGTACGTATCGTCGCGAGATCGGGGAAACGCCGCCGgggcgccgccgccaccgcgaTATCgcgcgaaggcgaaggcgagcgAGAACGATGATTGGGATGGGAAGAGAACGCCGAGAAACG aGTCATGGACTCCATCGCGGTCAGGGtgggacgacgatgaggCGATTCGTTCGACGCCCGGCAGTTCGAAATGGGATCAACCTTCGCCGGCTCAGTCCATTTCATCGGGAGGAGAATCAGTTCGAAG accCGGTGAACGATACGGAAGTAAGGAGACACCGCTTCCGACCCCGTCGTACAAGTCGAACGCGTGGGCAAAGAATCGGCATCGATCCAGCGAAACGCCGCGCCTTTCGCGAGGAATGACCGGACGAG aagaaaaggagaacgtcgaattaaacgaagaagacaaaCGAGCGTGGGAAGACGAacaaaag cgACTGGATAGAGCTTGGTACGACATGGACGCCGGCTACGACGAAAAGAACAACCCGtttgctgacgtcaccgacgagTATACGAAACAAAGAGAAGACCAATTCGCCAAAATGGCGCAGAAAAAGATTTCGGCTCAGCAGAAGCAAATTCAAAAG GATAACGAGCGTTGGGAGACGAATCGAATGCTGACAAGTGGCGTCGTTCAAAAACTGGAATTCGACGAGGAATTGGAGGAAGATGCCGGCGCGAAAGTTCATCTTCTCGTGCAGAACATCGTGCCGCCTTTTCTCGACGgtcgaatcgttttcacgAAGCAACCGGAGCCCGTCGTTCCAATCAAG gaTCCGACCGCCGATATTGCCATTATTGCTCGCAAGGGAAGTGCGCTCGTCAAACGGCGTCGCGAACAGAACGAAATCAAGAAAGCGCAGCGGAAGGAGTGGGAGATGGCCGGCACCAAGCTCGGCGATCTCTTGGGAATCAAGAAAACGGAGGAAAAG GATGCCGACGTCGCAGACGACGGCACTGTGAACTACAAATCCGGCCAACGATTCGCCGATCacatgaaaaagaaaaacgtcgcgcTGAGCGAATTCGCGAAGGAGAAATCCATAAAAGAGCAAAGGGAATTTCTACCCATATACACGTGTCGACAAGag CTCCTAAACATCATACGCGAAAATAACGTggtcgtcatcgtcggagAAACGGGAtcgggaaaaacgactcAGCTGACTCAG tatCTCCACGAGGACGGATATTCGCGATTTGGCATGATCGGCTGCACGCAACCGCGTCGCGTTGCCGCCATGTCGGTCGCTAAGCGAGTCAGCGAAGAAATGGGCGTCGAACTGGGAGAAGACGTCGGTTACGCCATTCGCTTCGAAGACGTAACGGGACGG AATACTCTGATTAAATACATGACGGACGGAATTCTATTGAGAGAATCGTTGAGAGAGCCGGACTTGGATATGTATAGCTGCGTGATTATGGACGAAGCGCACGAGCGCTCGTTGAACACGGACGTTCTCTTTGGGCTTCTACGAGAG GTGATTTCGAGACGTCGCGACTTGAAACTCATCGTCACGTCGGCGACAATGAACGCCGACAAATTTTCGGAATTTTTCGGAAACGTGCCGACGTATACG ATTCCCGGTAGAGCTTttcccgtcgacgttttctacAGTAAGAATCCGTCCGAGGATCACGTGGAAAGTTCGGTGAGACAGGCGATTCAAATACACTTGCAGGCGCCCGGCG GCGACATCCTAATTTTTATGTCCGGTCAAGAAGACATCGAAACGACGTGTGAAGTGATACAAG atcgtctcgaagaagtcgacgaagctcCTCCGCTCGCTATTTTGCCTATTTATTCCCAATTGCCGTCGGACTTGCAGGCGCGGATTTTTCAAAAGGCTCCGGACGGCGTTCGCAagtgcgtcgtcgcgaccaACATCGCCGAAACGTCGTTGACCG TGGACGGAATCATttacgtcatcgacgccggCTTTTGCAAACTGAAAGTCTTTAATCCTCGCATTGGGATGGACGCGTTGCAGATCTACCCAATCAGTCAG GCCAATGCTGATCAGCGATCCGGTCGCGCCGGGAGAACGGGGCCGGG gcAGTGCTTCCGGTTGTACACAGAACGCTGTTACAAGGAGGAACTCTTGTCCACCACCGTCCCGGAAATTCAACGGACGAATCTATCCAACGTCGTTTTGCTATTGAAATCGCTCGGCGTTCAAGATCTTCTCAAGTTTCACTTCATggatccgccgccgcag GATAACATGCTCAATTCCATGTATCAGCTTTGGGTTTTGGGCGCGTTGGATAATACGGGAGCGCTGACTCCCCTCGGTCGTCAAATGGTCGAATTTCCGCTCGATCCTGCCCTGTCGAAAATGCTCATAACGTCAATCGATATGGGCTGCAGTGCAGAAGTCTTA attATTGTTTCCATGCTCTCCGTCCCGGCGATTTTCTATCGGCCCAGAGACcgagaggaggagggagacttGGCCCGGGAAAAGTTTTCCGTTCCCGAGAGCGATCACCTGACAATGCTTCACGTCTATCAACAGTGGAGAACGAACCA CTATTCCGCGAAGTGGTGCTCGGATCATTTTATTCACGTCAAAGCCCTCAAAAAA GTGCGCGAGGTGCGAGCTCAGCTGAAGGACATTATGGATCAGCAGAAAATGGAAATCGTGTCGTGCGGCAACGATTGGGACGTCATTCGCAAGTGCATCTGTTCCGCTTATTTCTTCCAAGCGGCACGACTCAAG GGCATTGGCGAGTACGTGAATTGTAGAACGGGAATGCCGTGCCATTTGCATCCAACGAGTTCCCTGTTTGGAATGGGATTTCAGCCGGACTACGTTGTGTATCACGAGCTTGTAATGACGAGCAAG gaaTACATGCAATGCGTCACTTCTGTCGACGGAGAATGGCTAGCGGAATTGGGCCCCATGTTCTATAGTATCAAAGAGACGTCGCGATCCGTGCTG CAACGCGATGCCCGAGCTCGATCGCAGCTCAATGCAATGGAAGCGGAAATGGCTCTCGCCGCCGAGGCGATGAAACAGAGGGAGCTCGAAGAAGAGGCGAAGAAGTCGGCATCAACTCCGAG AAGCGTTATTTATACTCCCGGAAGAAAGTGTCCAATGACGCCGAAGAGAACTCCAGCGCGATTTGGAATTTAG